A window of the Sporosarcina sp. FSL K6-2383 genome harbors these coding sequences:
- a CDS encoding ectonucleotide pyrophosphatase/phosphodiesterase translates to MERLTDHLLVISFDCLSSLDLPMLETLPHFQELLNKAAICRKVETIYPSVTYPCHASIVTGNYPNRHGVVTNTLLQPNRLSPDWYWHRRYIKGTTLYDEAKKAGLSTAALLWPVTAKAKIDYHMPEIFANRPWHHQIAVSFMNGSKRYQLEMNNKFGHLRKGIAQPELDDFVTASTVHTIQTKKPNLMLVHLVDLDTQRHHHGFSSAEAHAAIHRHDRRLGEILAALKDSGMYERTTIVVLGDHSSLDHLRAVKLNVLLKDSGLIQLNGRGMVKDWQAYCKSNDGSAYIYVKDEPAKDKVRALLHSLAVNEANGIEFVLEGAEAGLRGADEHAAFMIEARRGFYFTEHLDGESIDVITAGDVAAGKYTHASHGYSPGKEDYSTVFIATGKGIQPNVKIEHMRLVDEGPTFARLLGVDLGNTDGKVIKELLRID, encoded by the coding sequence ATGGAACGTTTAACAGATCATTTACTTGTTATTTCTTTTGATTGTTTATCGTCGCTTGATCTTCCGATGCTAGAGACGCTGCCGCATTTTCAGGAATTATTGAATAAGGCAGCGATTTGTAGAAAGGTCGAGACGATTTATCCTTCGGTGACGTATCCTTGTCATGCAAGTATTGTGACGGGGAATTATCCAAATCGGCATGGCGTTGTGACGAATACGTTGCTACAGCCGAATCGACTGTCACCGGATTGGTATTGGCATCGTCGTTATATTAAAGGGACAACGTTGTATGATGAGGCGAAGAAAGCAGGATTGTCAACGGCGGCATTGCTATGGCCAGTGACAGCAAAGGCGAAGATTGATTATCATATGCCTGAAATTTTTGCGAATCGTCCGTGGCATCATCAAATTGCTGTGTCTTTTATGAATGGTAGCAAGCGTTATCAGCTTGAAATGAATAATAAGTTTGGTCATCTGCGAAAGGGGATTGCTCAGCCAGAATTGGATGATTTCGTGACGGCGTCGACTGTACATACAATTCAAACGAAAAAACCGAACTTGATGCTGGTTCATTTGGTAGATCTTGATACACAGCGTCACCATCACGGGTTTTCATCAGCGGAAGCACATGCAGCTATTCACCGTCATGATAGACGGTTAGGAGAGATTTTGGCGGCTTTGAAGGATAGTGGCATGTACGAACGGACGACTATTGTGGTGCTGGGGGATCATAGTTCGCTAGATCATTTGAGGGCTGTTAAGTTGAATGTGTTACTGAAGGATAGTGGTTTGATTCAACTGAATGGGCGGGGCATGGTGAAAGATTGGCAGGCATATTGTAAGAGTAATGATGGTTCGGCTTATATTTATGTGAAAGATGAGCCGGCGAAGGATAAAGTGCGTGCGCTGCTGCACTCCCTTGCGGTTAATGAAGCTAATGGTATTGAATTCGTACTAGAGGGTGCAGAAGCTGGATTACGCGGGGCGGACGAGCATGCTGCTTTTATGATAGAGGCACGTCGTGGTTTTTATTTCACAGAGCATCTTGATGGAGAGTCCATAGATGTCATTACGGCGGGGGATGTGGCGGCGGGCAAGTATACACATGCTTCTCATGGTTACTCACCAGGAAAAGAGGATTACTCGACGGTTTTTATTGCGACAGGGAAAGGGATTCAGCCG
- a CDS encoding helix-turn-helix domain-containing protein, which produces MGWIKQHETFTSKELENYLDRSKSSVRQLITELVASNLIEHMGCGHATKYRVKLRLANRGKVLGLIEYNL; this is translated from the coding sequence ATGGGGTGGATTAAGCAACACGAGACTTTTACGAGTAAAGAATTAGAAAACTATCTTGATAGAAGCAAATCATCAGTTCGTCAGTTGATAACTGAACTCGTTGCATCTAATTTAATTGAACACATGGGGTGTGGGCATGCAACAAAATATCGCGTGAAGCTGCGACTAGCTAATAGAGGAAAAGTACTTGGTTTAATCGAATATAATTTATAG